One Mycolicibacterium crocinum DNA window includes the following coding sequences:
- a CDS encoding LLM class flavin-dependent oxidoreductase, producing MSVTKKKAHLLGFVQHGVMNHASTMWAHPRDKVGYHWSRPEYWRDLGRTMERGLFDAMFIADELAPYTTYKGTSDPVVKFAGQCPVHEPASVVPIVGAFTQHLGIGITLSTSFVPPYMMARQLSTLDHLTGGRVGWNIVTSYSKSEFQAMGKENLTPRDKRYEVVEEYMQLLYQLWDSWDDDAIVYDRDNGVFADPSKVREVDFQGEFFKSKGRHFVAPSPQKRPVLWQAGSSDQGREFAAKHAESVFGIFPTPKSMRAYADDIRTRASDAGRDPESVKLIYGLQTIIDRDKGRANDRYAEFVEKVQIESALGILSGHTGFDFSTLGLDDNVVDADVQGIRGLFDAILEAKDGAPVTVREAAQIYGVSMGAPVAVGTPSDVADQMEQYLDEGGCNGFMMLATDTPGCFNDMTELLVPELQRRGRFRTRYPGTTLRESLQEY from the coding sequence GTGAGCGTCACCAAGAAGAAGGCGCATCTGCTGGGATTCGTACAGCACGGCGTGATGAACCACGCCTCCACGATGTGGGCGCACCCGCGGGACAAGGTCGGCTACCACTGGTCGCGGCCGGAGTATTGGCGCGATCTCGGAAGAACCATGGAGCGCGGCCTATTCGACGCGATGTTCATCGCCGACGAACTCGCGCCCTACACCACCTACAAGGGCACCTCGGATCCAGTTGTCAAATTCGCCGGCCAGTGTCCAGTACACGAGCCAGCCAGCGTCGTCCCGATCGTGGGGGCGTTCACCCAGCACCTCGGCATCGGCATCACGTTGTCGACTTCCTTTGTGCCGCCGTACATGATGGCCCGTCAGCTCTCGACGCTCGACCATTTGACCGGTGGCCGCGTCGGCTGGAACATCGTCACCTCGTATTCGAAGAGCGAGTTCCAAGCGATGGGTAAGGAGAATCTGACGCCGCGCGACAAGCGCTACGAGGTGGTCGAGGAGTACATGCAGCTGCTGTACCAGCTGTGGGATTCGTGGGACGACGACGCGATCGTCTACGACCGCGACAACGGTGTCTTCGCCGACCCGTCGAAGGTGCGCGAGGTCGACTTCCAGGGCGAGTTCTTCAAATCGAAGGGTCGCCACTTCGTCGCGCCGTCACCGCAGAAACGACCGGTGCTGTGGCAGGCCGGATCTTCCGACCAGGGCCGCGAATTCGCGGCCAAGCACGCGGAGTCCGTGTTCGGCATCTTCCCGACACCCAAGAGCATGCGGGCCTACGCCGACGACATCCGCACCCGCGCCAGCGACGCCGGCCGCGACCCGGAGTCGGTCAAGCTGATCTACGGTCTGCAGACGATCATCGACCGGGACAAGGGCCGCGCCAACGACCGCTACGCCGAGTTTGTCGAGAAGGTTCAGATCGAGAGTGCGCTCGGAATCCTTTCCGGTCACACCGGTTTCGACTTCTCGACGCTCGGCCTCGATGACAATGTGGTCGACGCTGACGTCCAAGGCATTCGCGGTCTGTTCGACGCAATCCTCGAAGCCAAGGACGGCGCCCCGGTGACGGTGCGGGAGGCCGCGCAGATCTACGGCGTTTCGATGGGCGCCCCGGTGGCGGTCGGTACTCCCTCCGATGTCGCCGACCAGATGGAGCAGTACCTCGACGAGGGCGGCTGCAACGGTTTCATGATGCTGGCCACCGATACACCGGGCTGCTTCAACGACATGACCGAACTGCTGGTGCCAGAACTACAGCGTCGCGGACGGTTCCGCACCCGCTATCCCGGCACCACGCTGCGAGAGAGCTTGCAGGAGTACTGA
- a CDS encoding sodium:solute symporter family protein, with amino-acid sequence MPQLEFIQQSGALGYALLFGPGIVLLLIALAVKGAVKTTHNFVISGRLLGFGFGVASLISVWTWSMAVMLSSAQAYTWGTSGLVWFIVPNGLAVIIMVPFALKLRQKMPSGYTLAEFIRARFQNTISSVATLVFLIGALLGVIMINLAGLVLVMNKIFGLTPIGIVITGIVVVTVYSYFGGLTTSAVTGTLNTLLLGVGSSVVVLFALAKAGGADLVFNKVEALGDQHLNPFNPVTAASFGLALALGLLTNVIADQSFWQRVWAIRPKDLGRSFLWAGVWFYPIPLALGLLGFIGVAYGVTPEQLGSLGAGAIGPHVIASLGLPVFIIALYTLVVVNACFAAIDGALSGVTSLVAVDIVHRYWPRVSERKLLTITKTSMIVAAAIAGGVVLTGIDYVNLVTTVYFYGTSLLIPVTLSIFWSRMTGAGYVAGVLAGIAVGGPLRETLGPTYGPLFGIIGLIAASAIVSVVVSLRANTRFDFDSLAEGKAALLERDTAAKPSADDPVPAGQQ; translated from the coding sequence CGCCCTCGCGGTGAAGGGGGCCGTCAAAACGACACACAACTTCGTGATATCCGGCCGGCTGCTCGGCTTCGGGTTCGGCGTTGCCTCACTCATCTCGGTGTGGACATGGTCGATGGCAGTGATGCTGTCGTCGGCACAGGCCTACACCTGGGGTACGTCGGGCCTGGTCTGGTTCATCGTGCCCAACGGCCTCGCCGTGATCATCATGGTGCCGTTCGCGTTGAAGCTCCGGCAGAAGATGCCGTCCGGCTACACGCTCGCGGAGTTCATCCGCGCCCGATTCCAGAACACGATCAGCAGTGTGGCGACACTGGTCTTCCTGATCGGTGCGCTGCTCGGCGTCATCATGATCAACCTCGCTGGGCTAGTTCTCGTGATGAACAAGATCTTCGGCCTCACCCCGATCGGGATCGTCATCACCGGCATCGTCGTGGTCACCGTCTACTCGTACTTCGGTGGGTTGACGACATCCGCCGTCACGGGCACGTTGAACACCCTGCTGCTGGGTGTTGGATCGTCCGTCGTGGTGCTCTTCGCGTTGGCGAAAGCCGGCGGCGCCGACCTGGTCTTCAACAAGGTCGAGGCACTCGGCGATCAGCACCTGAACCCCTTCAATCCGGTCACCGCGGCGAGCTTCGGTCTGGCCCTGGCTCTCGGGCTTCTGACCAACGTCATCGCTGATCAGTCATTCTGGCAACGTGTTTGGGCGATCCGGCCCAAGGACCTCGGCCGCAGCTTCCTGTGGGCGGGCGTGTGGTTCTACCCCATACCGCTGGCACTCGGGCTGCTCGGCTTCATCGGCGTCGCCTACGGCGTGACGCCCGAGCAGCTGGGATCGCTGGGCGCGGGAGCGATCGGCCCTCATGTCATCGCCAGTCTCGGTCTGCCGGTGTTCATCATCGCCCTCTACACGCTCGTGGTGGTCAACGCGTGCTTCGCGGCCATCGACGGCGCGCTGTCGGGAGTCACCTCATTGGTGGCGGTCGACATCGTCCACCGCTACTGGCCCAGGGTGTCCGAGCGCAAGCTGCTCACCATCACCAAGACCAGCATGATCGTTGCGGCCGCCATCGCCGGTGGTGTGGTGCTGACCGGCATCGACTACGTGAATCTCGTGACGACGGTGTACTTCTACGGCACCAGCCTGCTGATACCGGTGACGTTGAGCATCTTCTGGTCGCGGATGACCGGGGCGGGGTACGTCGCGGGTGTGCTGGCAGGTATCGCCGTCGGCGGTCCGCTGCGCGAGACGCTTGGGCCCACCTACGGACCGCTGTTCGGAATCATCGGTCTGATCGCCGCGTCGGCCATCGTCTCAGTCGTCGTGAGTTTGCGAGCCAACACCCGATTCGACTTCGACAGCCTCGCGGAGGGCAAGGCGGCGCTGCTCGAACGCGACACCGCGGCCAAGCCCTCCGCCGATGACCCCGTCCCCGCCGGACAGCAGTAA